One Deltaproteobacteria bacterium DNA window includes the following coding sequences:
- a CDS encoding ABC transporter substrate-binding protein, whose product MNRRTAIRQLTTFFLTTASLAQAQQAKKVPRIGYLSLAAKPSPRDEAFVQGLRDLGWVDGQNIAIEYRWATGKPESLAALADELVSMKVDIIVAPATPAVTAAKNATKTIPIVMIAVADAVGSGFVASLAQPGGNITGTTNILPELASKRLGLLKEILPKLSRVTFLAYGPDPAHKLFVKEAQDAVQSFKMRFQPLVLAGVEEIEGAFAAMKKERAGALIVQPLFISALGQGPRIAELAAKNRIPTISDGFQFAEQGGLMFYGPDSVAVYRNTANFVDKILKGRKPADLPVEQPMKFDFVINLQTAKKIGVDIKQSVLFRASKVIK is encoded by the coding sequence ATGAACAGAAGAACCGCCATCCGGCAACTGACAACTTTTTTTCTGACTACTGCTTCTCTTGCCCAGGCGCAGCAGGCGAAGAAAGTTCCGCGGATCGGCTACCTGTCGCTTGCCGCCAAGCCCTCGCCGAGGGATGAGGCATTCGTGCAAGGGCTGCGCGACCTGGGTTGGGTCGATGGTCAGAATATCGCGATCGAGTACCGGTGGGCCACAGGCAAACCTGAAAGTCTCGCTGCGCTCGCAGACGAGCTAGTCAGCATGAAAGTGGATATCATCGTGGCGCCGGCCACGCCGGCGGTCACCGCAGCGAAGAACGCCACGAAAACGATCCCTATCGTCATGATTGCGGTTGCCGACGCCGTCGGGAGCGGTTTTGTCGCTAGCCTTGCGCAGCCGGGTGGAAACATCACAGGGACGACCAACATTTTGCCGGAGCTTGCAAGCAAGCGCTTAGGGCTGCTTAAAGAAATTCTGCCAAAGCTTTCGCGCGTAACCTTTCTTGCCTACGGGCCTGATCCCGCTCACAAGTTATTCGTGAAGGAAGCACAGGACGCAGTCCAGAGTTTTAAGATGCGGTTTCAGCCGTTGGTGTTAGCGGGTGTCGAGGAAATCGAAGGCGCCTTCGCGGCGATGAAAAAAGAACGCGCGGGAGCTTTGATCGTTCAACCGCTGTTTATCTCGGCTCTCGGACAAGGCCCGCGCATTGCGGAACTCGCGGCCAAAAATCGTATACCGACGATCTCGGACGGCTTTCAGTTCGCGGAACAAGGGGGCTTGATGTTCTATGGGCCGGATTCCGTCGCGGTTTACCGGAACACCGCGAACTTCGTCGATAAGATCCTCAAAGGCCGCAAGCCGGCAGATCTGCCAGTGGAGCAGCCGATGAAGTTTGACTTCGTGATCAACCTTCAGACGGCGAAGAAGATCGGCGTGGATATTAAGCAGTCGGTGCTGTTCCGGGCGAGTAAGGTGATCAAGTGA
- a CDS encoding ORF6N domain-containing protein, translating into MTNQVSAERIEHAILLIRGHRVLLDVDLALLYGVSVGRLNEAVKRSRDRFPSDFMFQLSEGEFHNLRAQAGNLNLKSQFAISSSDWGGRRHPPYAFTEQGVAMLSSVLRSKRAVDVNIEIMRTFVRLRQLLATNAELARKLEAMEKKYDAQFKVVFDAIHQLMRPTEPKQRKIGFIVSESAAKYGRSEIKSRK; encoded by the coding sequence ATGACCAATCAAGTTTCAGCCGAGAGAATTGAGCACGCCATACTTCTCATTCGCGGCCATAGAGTGCTGCTTGATGTCGATCTCGCTCTGCTTTACGGAGTAAGCGTCGGTAGACTGAACGAAGCGGTCAAGCGTAGTCGCGATCGTTTCCCCAGTGATTTTATGTTCCAGCTGAGCGAAGGCGAATTCCACAATTTGAGAGCGCAGGCTGGTAACCTAAACTTGAAATCGCAATTTGCGATATCAAGTTCGGATTGGGGTGGCCGGCGCCATCCGCCTTACGCTTTTACAGAACAAGGCGTTGCCATGCTTTCGAGCGTTCTCCGCAGCAAACGCGCAGTCGATGTCAACATTGAAATCATGCGGACCTTCGTTCGCTTGCGCCAATTACTCGCTACTAATGCTGAGCTGGCGCGGAAGTTGGAAGCTATGGAGAAAAAGTACGATGCTCAGTTCAAGGTAGTCTTTGACGCGATCCACCAGCTCATGAGACCGACGGAGCCGAAGCAACGTAAGATTGGTTTCATCGTTAGCGAAAGTGCGGCGAAATACGGAAGATCTGAAATCAAATCGAGAAAATAA
- a CDS encoding aminopeptidase P family protein, translated as MGLKTFGLMAVDWEERVNIERLRQERLARVKSALKKSELGALLCFDMNNIRYITATHIGTWAMDKLVRFSLLPQDDDPILWDFGSAARHHQIYCPWLGERSRAGISTLRGATHPGSGLAEELAKKIKLELEMLNLQNEPVGVDVIEMPVLFALQAQGIKVVDGQQLMQEVRKIKTQDEITLLNTATMMVDAAYDELYRFMKPGVKENECVGVVSKVLYDLGSEHVEGVNAISGERCSPHPHVYTDRVLRPGDPAFFDILHSFNGYRTCYYRTFAIGSASPAMVDAYKRSRDYMDAAISIVKPGITTADVVKLWPKAQEFGFANEEAAFALQYGHGVGLSIWEKPIFSRLVSLDHPEVIEEGMVFALETYWPAADGWSAARLEEEVVVTKDGCEVITRFPSEKLLVAGTHYFTTGGELPTTRETQSNLNNPGALERVKN; from the coding sequence ATGGGACTTAAAACCTTCGGCCTGATGGCCGTCGATTGGGAAGAGCGCGTCAATATCGAGCGGCTGCGCCAAGAGCGCCTCGCGCGAGTGAAGAGCGCGCTGAAAAAATCGGAGCTGGGCGCGCTGCTTTGCTTCGACATGAACAACATTCGCTACATCACCGCGACGCATATCGGCACCTGGGCGATGGATAAACTGGTGCGCTTCTCCTTGTTGCCGCAGGATGACGATCCGATCTTGTGGGACTTCGGCTCGGCGGCGCGCCATCATCAGATCTATTGCCCGTGGTTGGGCGAGCGCTCCCGCGCTGGCATTTCCACTTTGCGCGGCGCGACTCATCCCGGCTCCGGCTTGGCCGAAGAACTCGCCAAGAAAATTAAACTCGAATTGGAAATGCTCAATTTACAGAACGAGCCGGTCGGCGTCGACGTGATCGAGATGCCGGTGCTGTTCGCGCTCCAAGCCCAAGGGATCAAAGTCGTCGACGGCCAGCAGTTGATGCAAGAAGTCAGAAAAATCAAAACCCAAGACGAGATCACGCTGCTCAACACCGCGACCATGATGGTCGACGCCGCCTACGACGAGCTGTATCGCTTCATGAAGCCGGGCGTCAAAGAAAATGAATGCGTCGGCGTGGTCAGCAAGGTGCTCTACGATCTCGGCTCCGAGCATGTCGAAGGCGTCAACGCGATCTCCGGCGAGCGTTGCAGTCCGCATCCGCATGTCTACACCGACCGTGTGCTCCGTCCTGGCGACCCGGCGTTCTTCGACATTCTTCACAGCTTCAACGGCTACCGCACTTGCTATTACCGGACGTTCGCTATCGGCAGCGCGTCGCCGGCGATGGTCGACGCCTACAAACGCAGCCGCGACTACATGGACGCCGCGATCAGCATCGTCAAGCCGGGCATCACCACGGCGGATGTGGTCAAGCTCTGGCCGAAGGCGCAAGAGTTCGGCTTCGCCAACGAAGAAGCCGCCTTCGCATTGCAATACGGCCACGGCGTCGGCCTGTCGATCTGGGAGAAACCGATCTTCAGCCGCTTGGTCTCCCTCGATCATCCGGAAGTCATCGAAGAAGGCATGGTCTTCGCGCTGGAAACCTATTGGCCCGCGGCCGACGGCTGGTCCGCCGCGCGCCTCGAAGAAGAAGTCGTCGTGACCAAAGACGGCTGCGAAGTGATCACGCGCTTCCCGTCGGAAAAACTCCTCGTCGCCGGCACCCACTATTTCACCACCGGCGGCGAACTGCCGACCACGCGCGAGACGCAGTCGAATTTGAATAATCCGGGAGCGCTGGAAAGAGTGAAGAATTGA
- a CDS encoding alpha-ketoacid dehydrogenase subunit beta codes for MKSPSQKTPSVEAAPREITFAQAINEALAEEMRRDPTVFIIGEDVAEAGTPFRVLSGLVKEFGTQRVIDSPISEAGIAGIGVGAAMTGMRPVVDIMFGDFITLTMDQMVNQAAKIHYMSGGKLKVPMVLRTTLGAARRSAAQHSQSLHAWLSHIPGLKVVVPSTPYDAKGLLKSAIRDDNPVAFFEDKMMYQLKGPVPTEEYTIPLGVADVKRAGSDITLVGTSSMVQVALAAAEILAQSDISAEVVDVRCTAPLDKATIIESAKKTSRAIVIDEGYERYGVTAEIASVIADGAFYYLDAPVKRMGAMDVPVPFSPVLEDQTVPTPESVAAMAKIMCGR; via the coding sequence ATGAAATCACCGTCTCAAAAAACACCGTCAGTCGAAGCAGCCCCGCGCGAAATCACCTTCGCTCAAGCGATCAACGAAGCGCTCGCCGAAGAGATGCGCCGAGATCCGACGGTGTTTATCATCGGCGAAGATGTCGCCGAGGCGGGCACGCCGTTTAGAGTTTTGTCGGGCTTGGTGAAGGAATTCGGCACGCAACGCGTGATTGACTCTCCGATCTCCGAGGCGGGGATCGCCGGCATCGGCGTCGGCGCGGCGATGACCGGCATGCGGCCCGTGGTGGACATTATGTTCGGCGATTTCATCACGCTGACGATGGACCAGATGGTCAATCAGGCGGCGAAGATTCACTACATGTCGGGCGGCAAGCTCAAAGTGCCGATGGTCCTGCGCACAACTCTCGGCGCCGCGCGCCGCTCCGCGGCGCAGCATAGTCAGAGCTTGCACGCATGGTTGAGTCATATTCCCGGATTGAAAGTCGTCGTGCCGTCAACGCCCTACGACGCCAAGGGTTTGCTCAAGTCGGCGATCCGCGACGACAACCCGGTGGCCTTTTTCGAAGACAAGATGATGTACCAACTCAAAGGCCCGGTGCCGACGGAAGAGTACACGATCCCACTCGGCGTCGCCGACGTGAAGCGCGCCGGCAGCGACATCACGCTGGTCGGCACCAGCAGCATGGTTCAGGTCGCTCTGGCCGCGGCGGAAATTTTAGCGCAAAGCGATATCAGCGCCGAAGTCGTCGACGTGCGCTGTACGGCGCCGCTCGATAAAGCGACGATTATCGAATCAGCAAAAAAAACCAGCCGCGCCATCGTCATCGACGAAGGCTACGAGCGCTACGGCGTCACCGCGGAGATCGCGTCGGTAATCGCCGACGGCGCATTTTATTATCTCGACGCGCCGGTAAAGCGCATGGGCGCCATGGACGTGCCCGTGCCGTTCTCGCCGGTGCTCGAAGATCAAACCGTGCCGACGCCGGAGTCGGTGGCGGCGATGGCAAAGATTATGTGCGGGCGGTAG